In one window of Acipenser ruthenus chromosome 34, fAciRut3.2 maternal haplotype, whole genome shotgun sequence DNA:
- the LOC117409814 gene encoding SLAM family member 5-like → MLDILKVCLGVFCLSAVWSQDLQQVTGIVGESITFEIPNLLTNPEINWRFSPISASINANLTVRINNRKIETVYEERFKTRLQLVNNTDSLRINNLHEADSGFYQVEDFGTNRFLKKFQLTVYKPVPKPHVKKMDGNVELGNRTCTLLCSVGGPSGVTVSWMRDGKSLNTTQLKLTQGCNVTYTCVASNPASNQTVTVTPSDYCLDKGHGAVTQCNHYIVIIALCLSWLSL, encoded by the exons ATGCTTGATATTTTGAAAGTCTGTCTGGGGG tgTTTTGCCTCTCAGCAGTTTGGTCCCAAGATCTGCAGCAGGTCACGGGGATTGTGGGAGAATCAATCACTTTTGAAATCCCAAACCTACTAACGAATCCCGAAATAAACTGGAGATTCAGTCCTATATCAGCATCAATCAATGCCAATCTCACTGTGAGAATTAATAACAGGAAGATCGAGACTGTTTATGAGGAGAGATTCAAAACAAGACTGCAGCTGGTCAATAATACCGACTCTCTCAGGATTAATAACTTACACGAAGCAGACAGCGGGTTTTACCAAGTGGAGGATTTCGGTACCAATAGATTTCTAAAGAAATTTCAGCTGActgtttaca AGCCTGTTCCAAAGCCTCATGTTAAAAAGATGGATGGAAATGTGGAGCTGGGAAACAGAACCTGCACCCTGCTGTGCTCTGTGGGAGGCCCCAGTGGAGTGACCGTGTCCTGGATGAGAGATGGGAAGTCACTCAATACAACTCAACTAAAGCTAACACAAGGGTGTAATGTTACCTACACCTGTGTAGCCAGCAACCCAGCCAGCAATCAGACCGTCACTGTCACACCTTCAGATTACTGCCTGGACAAAG GGCATGGTGCTGTAACACAGTGCAATCACTATATTGTGATCATCGCGCTGTGCTTGTCCTGGCTGTCACTTTGA